GCTTCGTTCGGGACGACGTCCAGGTCGCACGCCGGGTCCGGGGTCTCGTAGTTGGTGGTCGGAGGCAGGATCTGGTCGATAAGGCCCATGACCGTCGCCGCCGCCGCAGTTGAGCCGGCGGCGCCCAGCAGGTGGCCGGTCATCGACTTGGTCGACGAGGTCGGGGGAGGTGAGTTGCCGAAGACCTTGTGGATCGCCTTGGTCTCGGCTGCGTCGCCGAGGCTGGTAGCGGTGCCGTGGGCCGAGATCAGGCCGATGTCGGCCGGGGTCAGCTCGGCGTCCTGCAGGGCCATCGTCATGCAGTTGGCGGCGCCGATGCCCTCGGGCTGGGGCATCACCAGGTGGTGGGCGTCGGCCGACAGGCCGTAGCCCAGGACCTCGGCGAGGATGGTTGCGCCCCGTGCGACGGCGGTGTCCCAGGCCTCGAAGACCATGACCGTCGACCCTTCGGCGAGCAGGAAACCGTCGCGGTTCTTGTCGAACGGCCGGGACGCGTGCTCCGGGTCGTCGTTGCGCTTGGAGAGTGCCCGGGCGGCGCAGAATGCGGCCAGACCCAGGGGGGTGATGGGGGTCTCGGTCCCGCCGGTCACCACGACGTCGGCGTGCCCGTTGCGGATGTGGTCGATTGCCCGGGCCATGGCGTTGCCGCTGGCGGCGCAGGCGGTGACGGTCGCCTCGTTGGGGCCCTGGAAACCGAACTCGATGGCCACGGCTCCGGAGGCGGAGTTTGCCATCATGCGGGCGATGAGGTCCGGCGCCACCGAGCGCGGGCCCTTGGTGTTCAGGTTCATCGTGTCTTCCTCGATGAGCCGGAGGCCGCCGACCCCCGAGCCGATGACCACGCCGACCCGGGAGGGGTCGGGGTCGTTGGGGTCGAGCTTTGCGTGCTCGAGCGCCATCTTGGAGGCGGCGTAGGCAAACTGCGTGAACCGCTCCATGCGGCGGGAGCGCCGGGGCTCGATGAAGTCGGTGATGTTGAAGTCGGAGACCTCGGCGCAGATGTTGACGGCGTAGCCGGTGGTGTCGAAAGAGGTGACGTGCCCTGCGCCGGAGCGTCCCGCACGAATCGACTCCCAGAAGGGATCGATGCCGATACCCACGGGGGTAACCGGCCCGATGCCGGTTACCGCTATGCGGCGCTTGTTAGGCATTGGTACCTACCTTGGCACTCAACAGGTCGGCCGCCTGGCCCAAAGTCGTTACGTCTTCGAGCTCCTCGTCGGAGACCTCGATGGAGAACTTCTCCTCGACCGCCATTACGACGGTCATCAGG
This region of Actinomycetota bacterium genomic DNA includes:
- the fabF gene encoding beta-ketoacyl-ACP synthase II; amino-acid sequence: MPNKRRIAVTGIGPVTPVGIGIDPFWESIRAGRSGAGHVTSFDTTGYAVNICAEVSDFNITDFIEPRRSRRMERFTQFAYAASKMALEHAKLDPNDPDPSRVGVVIGSGVGGLRLIEEDTMNLNTKGPRSVAPDLIARMMANSASGAVAIEFGFQGPNEATVTACAASGNAMARAIDHIRNGHADVVVTGGTETPITPLGLAAFCAARALSKRNDDPEHASRPFDKNRDGFLLAEGSTVMVFEAWDTAVARGATILAEVLGYGLSADAHHLVMPQPEGIGAANCMTMALQDAELTPADIGLISAHGTATSLGDAAETKAIHKVFGNSPPPTSSTKSMTGHLLGAAGSTAAAATVMGLIDQILPPTTNYETPDPACDLDVVPNEARPAKFDAAIMNTFGFGGHNASIVFGRT
- a CDS encoding acyl carrier protein codes for the protein MANRDEVVTALKETLVERLKVDASTITEEANLFEDLGLDSIDLMTVVMAVEEKFSIEVSDEELEDVTTLGQAADLLSAKVGTNA